In Desulfosediminicola ganghwensis, a single window of DNA contains:
- a CDS encoding epoxyqueuosine reductase — protein sequence MDCDSTTLFQGDKMSDYTPSAIAEIIIAKAKELGADLAGIASVGELQTSPSHLISDKMPDFDNVAAKHVEGREKGQVDWPEGGKSVVLIALSHPEDKPELDWWILGGKSKAGNTPGNKMLMSITKELRLWLESQNVKCFPVPYHIELGGIYMKDAAVLSGLGCIGKNNLLVTPEFGPRQRLRAIIIDRELPSTGSAEFDPCSDCDAPCRTACPVGAFDQQLYSPEEYGFSELPGRTGVYSRPVCSVVQDEACENFEPIEIEGQEEPGKMARFCRECEFSCPVGA from the coding sequence ATGGATTGTGATAGCACTACTCTATTTCAAGGCGACAAGATGTCTGATTATACCCCCTCTGCTATAGCAGAAATCATCATTGCCAAGGCAAAAGAACTGGGAGCTGATCTGGCAGGCATTGCCAGCGTCGGAGAACTGCAAACTTCTCCCTCCCATCTCATCAGTGACAAGATGCCCGACTTTGACAATGTGGCGGCAAAACATGTAGAAGGGCGAGAAAAAGGTCAGGTGGACTGGCCCGAAGGTGGAAAATCAGTGGTCTTGATCGCCCTTTCCCACCCGGAGGATAAGCCCGAGCTTGACTGGTGGATTCTCGGCGGAAAATCAAAGGCGGGCAACACCCCGGGCAACAAAATGCTGATGTCCATAACGAAGGAACTCAGGCTGTGGCTGGAAAGTCAGAACGTCAAATGTTTCCCCGTGCCGTATCACATCGAGCTCGGCGGTATATACATGAAAGATGCCGCGGTACTCAGCGGCCTTGGTTGCATCGGCAAGAATAACCTCCTCGTCACCCCGGAGTTCGGCCCCCGTCAGCGACTGCGGGCGATAATCATTGACCGGGAGTTGCCCTCCACCGGATCTGCTGAATTCGATCCATGTTCGGACTGCGATGCTCCATGCCGCACCGCCTGCCCTGTGGGCGCCTTTGACCAGCAACTCTACAGCCCCGAGGAATATGGCTTCAGCGAGCTACCGGGCCGTACGGGAGTCTACAGCAGACCGGTGTGTAGTGTTGTCCAGGACGAAGCCTGTGAAAATTTCGAACCGATTGAGATTGAAGGACAGGAAGAACCTGGTAAAATGGCAAGATTTTGCAGAGAATGCGAATTCTCCTGTCCGGTGGGTGCATAG
- a CDS encoding acyl CoA:acetate/3-ketoacid CoA transferase, protein MSKTESGKPPADRVSKIMTAEEAISLIPNGATVTASGFCGSCFAEDIAVHLRDIYLQTGKPNNLTMVYGAGIGDFNTRGLGVLGVEGLIGKIVASHFGASPNLTRFVNEKKIPAYSLPQGVMSHLFRDIAANKPRTITKVGLHTFVDPRLEGGKVNHLCDESLVEVIRFDDEEYLAYKTFPIDIAILRGTTADEDGNISMEREALTLDTQAQAMAAKNSGGLVIVQVERIVQRGSLNPKNVKIPGVMVDAVVVAKDMSNHLQTYDQGYNPSFSGEARIPMALVPRLKMSARKIVARRAAFELTPGDFINLGIGVPEGIANIANEEGILEELTLTAEPGIIGGMPASGLSFGASYNPQAIIDQPPQFDFYQGGGLDATFLGLAQADKHGNLNVSKFGPKLVGPGGFIDISQNTQKVVFAGTFTAGGLKVEVEDGKISIVQEGKVQKFVDQVEQVTFSGRYAIENNQQVLFITERCVFRLAKEGLVLTEIAPGVDLQRDIIDQMEFKPIVDEQLRLMDSRIFQSPPMGLKQDTTEETDQ, encoded by the coding sequence ATGTCTAAAACAGAATCAGGAAAACCCCCTGCCGATAGGGTCTCCAAAATCATGACCGCCGAGGAGGCGATCAGCCTCATCCCGAACGGGGCCACGGTTACCGCCAGCGGCTTCTGCGGCTCATGCTTCGCCGAAGATATTGCAGTACACCTGCGGGACATCTACCTCCAGACTGGCAAGCCTAACAATTTGACCATGGTGTATGGCGCCGGCATAGGGGATTTCAATACCAGAGGCCTGGGCGTACTGGGGGTGGAGGGGTTGATCGGCAAGATCGTTGCATCCCACTTCGGAGCCTCCCCCAATCTAACCCGGTTCGTTAATGAGAAAAAGATTCCTGCATACAGTCTGCCACAAGGCGTTATGTCCCACCTTTTCAGGGATATCGCAGCCAACAAGCCACGAACGATTACCAAAGTTGGTCTGCACACCTTTGTCGATCCGCGGCTGGAGGGAGGCAAGGTCAATCACCTCTGTGACGAATCCCTTGTCGAGGTGATCAGGTTTGATGACGAGGAGTACCTCGCTTACAAAACTTTCCCTATAGATATTGCAATTTTACGTGGTACTACTGCCGACGAGGACGGTAATATCTCGATGGAACGTGAGGCCCTGACCCTCGACACCCAGGCCCAGGCCATGGCCGCCAAGAATTCCGGTGGTCTGGTCATCGTCCAGGTCGAACGAATAGTTCAGCGGGGCAGCCTCAATCCCAAAAATGTTAAAATTCCAGGGGTAATGGTTGATGCGGTGGTGGTTGCCAAGGACATGTCCAACCACCTCCAGACCTATGACCAAGGCTACAATCCTTCCTTCAGCGGTGAAGCCAGGATCCCGATGGCGCTGGTACCACGCCTGAAAATGAGTGCCAGGAAAATCGTCGCCCGCCGAGCCGCCTTCGAGCTAACCCCGGGCGATTTCATTAATCTCGGGATCGGGGTACCTGAAGGGATAGCCAACATTGCCAACGAAGAAGGCATCCTGGAAGAACTCACCCTGACAGCTGAACCTGGGATTATTGGAGGTATGCCGGCAAGCGGTCTCAGTTTCGGAGCGAGTTACAATCCGCAGGCTATAATCGATCAGCCCCCGCAGTTCGATTTTTACCAGGGTGGTGGCCTTGATGCCACTTTTCTGGGCCTTGCTCAGGCAGACAAGCACGGCAACCTCAACGTCAGCAAATTCGGGCCCAAACTTGTTGGCCCTGGTGGTTTTATTGACATCTCGCAGAATACGCAAAAAGTAGTATTTGCCGGCACCTTTACCGCAGGCGGCCTTAAGGTCGAAGTGGAAGATGGCAAAATTTCCATCGTGCAAGAGGGAAAGGTGCAGAAGTTTGTTGACCAGGTAGAGCAGGTCACTTTCAGTGGTCGATATGCCATCGAAAACAATCAGCAGGTGCTCTTTATCACCGAACGATGTGTTTTCCGCCTGGCCAAAGAGGGACTGGTATTAACTGAAATCGCCCCAGGCGTTGACTTACAGCGTGATATCATCGATCAGATGGAGTTTAAACCAATAGTCGATGAACAACTCAGACTTATGGACAGCAGAATTTTTCAGTCCCCTCCCATGGGGCTGAAACAGGATACCACCGAGGAGACGGACCAGTAA
- the fabG gene encoding 3-oxoacyl-ACP reductase FabG has translation MDFTGKTALVTGSGSGIGKTIALQLAARGADIVVNDVSQEHAKATVEEIENLGRSAVLCCANVASRTEVQEMFELAKEKFGKVDIVVNNAGVTRDNFLLKMTDQEWDLVMDVNLKGVFNCCRSAAALMSETGYGKIINISSASGQMGNIGQVNYAASKGGVISITKTLAKELARYNINVNAVAPGFIETPMTETVPDKVKDHLKRQIPLGRAGSPEDIAHAVLFLASDLSSYITGQVVASNGGMYM, from the coding sequence ATGGATTTTACCGGCAAAACAGCCTTAGTCACCGGCTCGGGCAGCGGAATTGGAAAAACAATCGCCCTTCAGCTTGCAGCGCGAGGGGCTGATATCGTGGTCAATGATGTGTCCCAGGAGCACGCCAAAGCCACTGTGGAAGAGATAGAGAATCTTGGCAGGTCCGCAGTGCTGTGCTGTGCCAACGTTGCTTCCCGAACAGAAGTACAGGAGATGTTTGAGCTGGCGAAGGAGAAATTCGGCAAGGTCGACATTGTCGTCAATAATGCCGGGGTCACCCGGGACAATTTCCTGCTGAAGATGACGGACCAGGAGTGGGACTTGGTGATGGACGTTAACCTGAAGGGCGTCTTCAACTGCTGCCGCTCCGCTGCAGCACTGATGTCTGAAACGGGATACGGCAAAATAATCAATATATCATCTGCTTCCGGGCAAATGGGCAATATAGGCCAGGTGAACTACGCAGCCAGCAAGGGTGGCGTCATCTCCATCACCAAGACCCTGGCAAAAGAGCTGGCGCGCTACAACATCAATGTTAACGCGGTAGCCCCAGGTTTTATCGAGACCCCTATGACCGAGACCGTCCCGGACAAAGTCAAGGACCACCTGAAAAGACAGATTCCGCTTGGTCGTGCCGGCTCACCTGAAGATATCGCCCATGCGGTCCTCTTCCTGGCTTCGGATCTTTCATCGTATATAACAGGCCAGGTTGTCGCCTCCAATGGCGGCATGTATATGTAA
- a CDS encoding thiolase family protein, which produces MSSISNDAKDALDHFWHTHDDDSLDNEVVIVSGCRTAIGTFGGTLKDSNAVALASTVIKEAVARAGIKPEIIDDVRMGCCMEPADACNIARVAALVAGIPDTTPAATVNRVCISGMEAVITGAAMIKAGMADVILAGGVEHMSSVPYIVPNARWGCRLQDQVFADSMIHALHCGSYYLPNPEDGPVNEKEPPLSYFVGKPYIMGHTAEFIAQYKKISREEMDEVALRSNLNAERATSDGSFKDEIVPMEIPQRKKPPIIFATDEHFRPGLTIDQLEKLPPVFVPKTGKVTAGNSSGLNDGAAALVIMSGRKARELQLKPLAKIRATGTGGCHPSIMGLSPVPAVEKLLKSSGLQIDDFDLVEVNEAFAGQYIACEKELGLDGEKTNVNGSGIGLGHPVGATGARIMVSLLHALKKQNKTLGLATLCGGGGVSMACAIEVL; this is translated from the coding sequence ATGAGCAGTATTTCAAATGACGCGAAGGACGCACTGGATCATTTCTGGCATACGCATGATGACGACAGCCTCGACAACGAGGTAGTAATTGTCTCCGGTTGCCGTACAGCCATCGGTACTTTCGGCGGAACCCTGAAAGACAGTAATGCCGTCGCATTGGCCAGCACCGTAATCAAAGAGGCTGTCGCCCGTGCCGGGATCAAGCCAGAGATTATCGACGATGTCAGGATGGGCTGCTGCATGGAGCCGGCAGATGCCTGCAACATCGCCAGGGTTGCCGCGCTAGTAGCCGGGATACCGGATACAACCCCGGCGGCGACGGTCAATAGGGTCTGCATCTCCGGCATGGAAGCAGTCATCACCGGTGCGGCAATGATCAAGGCGGGTATGGCTGATGTTATCCTCGCCGGTGGTGTCGAACATATGTCCAGCGTACCCTATATCGTTCCCAACGCGCGCTGGGGCTGTCGGCTGCAGGATCAGGTTTTCGCAGACTCCATGATCCACGCCCTGCATTGCGGTTCATATTACCTGCCCAACCCCGAGGACGGCCCTGTCAATGAAAAGGAGCCGCCGCTCAGTTACTTTGTAGGCAAACCCTACATCATGGGCCACACTGCGGAGTTTATCGCCCAGTATAAAAAAATCTCCCGGGAAGAAATGGACGAAGTCGCGCTGAGAAGCAACCTCAATGCCGAGCGGGCAACCAGTGACGGTAGCTTCAAGGACGAGATCGTGCCGATGGAAATTCCCCAAAGAAAAAAGCCCCCCATAATCTTTGCTACCGACGAGCATTTCCGCCCTGGGTTAACAATAGACCAGCTTGAAAAACTGCCCCCGGTCTTTGTGCCGAAAACCGGCAAAGTAACAGCCGGGAACTCGAGCGGGCTCAATGACGGCGCCGCGGCCCTTGTCATTATGTCCGGCAGAAAAGCCAGAGAACTCCAGCTCAAGCCGCTGGCCAAGATCAGAGCCACCGGCACAGGTGGATGCCACCCCTCCATCATGGGCCTCTCCCCGGTGCCTGCTGTCGAAAAACTTTTAAAATCATCTGGCTTGCAGATTGATGATTTTGATCTGGTCGAGGTCAATGAAGCGTTTGCCGGCCAATATATAGCCTGCGAGAAAGAGCTCGGCCTTGATGGGGAGAAGACCAATGTCAACGGCTCAGGAATTGGCCTGGGGCATCCGGTGGGCGCAACCGGCGCCCGTATCATGGTTTCCCTTTTGCACGCGTTGAAAAAGCAGAACAAGACGCTCGGTTTGGCCACCCTCTGCGGCGGTGGCGGCGTGTCCATGGCCTGTGCCATCGAAGTACTGTAA
- a CDS encoding BCCT family transporter, whose translation MEREKSAKVFWNDLDPIVTLSVIGVYIFCVGFIAVDAETFNGFFKGIRNWLIFNVNWGFQLFNLVVVLLALGIAVSKWGSIKLGKDEDTPEYSNFAWLAMLFSSGFGLTMWLLSTTEIIWHWYGSDFIIDAGFKGDPKGVAMAMQSVLMDNGIHGWVLFSMGGLALALPAYRLGKPMNLGVGLYGILGERSYNSGWSRITDILGAIAGIGANVGAIGLGSMTLVTGLKVIFDLELGTAGRFLIVVLLTAGFVFSAASGIDKGIKKLSLINIWLSLGITLFIIVLGPTNYIMNTMIESLGRYMSYFFDFSLWADTGNFKDGAYAPRGWQNWWLVFYILWWIAMVPFVGGFFARISKGRTVREYLFGTIIMPSLLILFFWGAWGSLSAHAQITGLFDVYAMVQNDMGGVVFELLKFLPLTALTMFVVFLSSTMYGITTYDSATYYISMQFAKGDLTPKTSIRVALGCFVGAISLIFLIIGDFEGVKTLFIVCGAPFTFVMIGYIISVFKMLDRAHKGEM comes from the coding sequence ATGGAGAGGGAGAAGAGTGCAAAGGTTTTTTGGAATGATCTGGATCCAATTGTCACGTTGTCGGTCATCGGCGTATACATTTTTTGCGTAGGCTTTATCGCCGTCGATGCCGAGACATTCAACGGTTTTTTCAAGGGAATACGTAACTGGTTGATCTTCAATGTCAACTGGGGATTTCAGCTGTTCAACCTTGTCGTAGTTCTGCTGGCTCTCGGAATTGCCGTTTCCAAGTGGGGAAGCATCAAACTCGGCAAGGACGAGGACACACCCGAATATTCCAACTTCGCCTGGCTGGCAATGCTGTTTTCCTCCGGGTTCGGTCTTACCATGTGGCTGCTGAGCACTACCGAGATCATCTGGCACTGGTACGGATCAGATTTCATCATCGACGCAGGTTTTAAAGGGGACCCAAAGGGAGTTGCCATGGCCATGCAGAGTGTGCTCATGGACAATGGCATTCACGGCTGGGTACTGTTTTCCATGGGCGGTCTGGCCTTGGCGCTGCCTGCATACCGACTTGGCAAGCCCATGAATCTTGGCGTTGGCCTCTACGGAATCCTCGGCGAACGCTCCTATAACAGTGGCTGGTCACGGATCACAGATATCCTCGGCGCCATTGCCGGTATCGGCGCGAACGTCGGCGCCATCGGCCTTGGTTCCATGACCCTGGTGACGGGACTAAAGGTGATCTTTGACCTGGAACTGGGCACAGCCGGCCGCTTCCTAATCGTCGTTCTGCTCACCGCTGGTTTTGTCTTCTCAGCCGCCTCAGGAATCGACAAAGGCATCAAGAAGCTCAGCCTTATCAACATCTGGCTCAGCCTCGGCATCACCCTGTTTATCATTGTGTTAGGCCCAACCAACTACATCATGAACACCATGATAGAATCCCTGGGCAGATACATGTCCTACTTCTTTGATTTCTCCCTGTGGGCAGATACCGGAAATTTCAAGGATGGCGCCTATGCGCCCCGCGGCTGGCAGAACTGGTGGCTGGTCTTCTACATCCTCTGGTGGATCGCCATGGTCCCCTTTGTCGGCGGTTTCTTTGCCCGTATCTCCAAGGGACGTACCGTGCGCGAGTACCTGTTCGGCACCATCATCATGCCTTCCCTGCTGATTCTGTTCTTCTGGGGCGCATGGGGGTCGCTCTCCGCCCATGCCCAGATCACCGGCTTGTTTGATGTCTACGCCATGGTACAAAACGATATGGGCGGCGTGGTCTTCGAGCTCCTGAAGTTCCTGCCGCTTACTGCGCTCACCATGTTTGTTGTCTTCTTAAGTTCAACCATGTACGGCATTACCACCTATGATTCTGCTACCTATTACATCTCCATGCAGTTTGCCAAAGGTGACTTGACCCCCAAAACGAGCATCCGGGTAGCATTGGGCTGCTTCGTTGGCGCAATCTCGCTTATATTCCTGATAATCGGCGACTTTGAAGGCGTCAAGACCCTGTTCATCGTCTGCGGCGCACCATTCACCTTCGTCATGATCGGTTACATTATTTCAGTATTCAAAATGCTGGATCGCGCCCATAAAGGCGAAATGTAA
- a CDS encoding response regulator produces MEPITILIVDDHAIVRDGMRQLIASQQDMKLVGEAYDGPEALRQVRAITPDVVLLDIAMPGMTGLETIGLIKNANPDIKIVILSMHSKESYVHQALSAGALGYVLKASPSTDILNAIRAAGKNEYFLSSKIRAGVIDAYLQSKQSTPAVRGYDLLTEREQQVFRMVVEGNTTKEIADLLCVSGKTIEKHRTSVTTKLGVHGRLELLKYAIRIGVVDPDLWEE; encoded by the coding sequence ATGGAACCGATTACGATCCTTATTGTTGATGATCACGCCATTGTACGTGACGGTATGCGTCAGTTGATAGCTTCCCAGCAGGATATGAAGCTTGTTGGTGAGGCGTATGACGGCCCCGAAGCACTCAGGCAGGTCAGGGCGATCACCCCCGATGTGGTTCTGCTCGACATTGCCATGCCCGGCATGACGGGCCTGGAAACCATCGGCCTGATAAAAAATGCCAATCCCGACATCAAGATTGTCATACTCTCCATGCATTCCAAAGAGAGCTACGTGCATCAGGCCCTGAGCGCCGGTGCGCTCGGTTATGTACTCAAGGCTTCCCCCAGCACTGATATTCTTAACGCCATCAGAGCAGCAGGGAAAAATGAATATTTTCTTAGTTCCAAAATACGGGCGGGGGTCATTGATGCCTACCTGCAGTCAAAACAAAGCACTCCCGCAGTCAGGGGGTACGACCTTCTCACCGAACGCGAACAACAGGTGTTCAGGATGGTTGTTGAAGGCAATACGACCAAAGAAATTGCCGATCTTCTCTGCGTGAGCGGTAAAACGATAGAAAAACACAGAACAAGCGTCACGACAAAGCTCGGAGTACATGGTCGCCTTGAACTCCTGAAGTATGCCATCCGTATCGGCGTGGTCGACCCTGACCTCTGGGAGGAGTAG
- a CDS encoding PAS domain-containing sensor histidine kinase, with product MDDTRETRRLREQLAELRERFSTTEISNKNYRHFFEKSTAMIYATGKKGQFSHINQAGAELLGFTSPEEVLGRTFKDFFSFNDKELESSPNILGKISDMKETEAILERRDGHQLSVQLSSTTRTSLLGKVTGYEGFAIDITKQKLTENRLATSETRYRTVLDNSLAAIYMFQDGGYFSYVNPRMVKVLGYDSADELIGKPFWEVIADDDREMVRLRGLEREHNEIYPRRYKYKMLKKDGEEIWVDMRAAHASSLGKPAAVGNFIDITKEVRAEEQVRLLTRQLIEGIEEERRSLANDIHDEFGQSLTSLQFEIESLKNAIPTDRENAAIICNKVTEQIQNLAEKVRDTTSKLRPDLLDHLGLEPTLNWYLNDISQARPEQTVSFQAVGLKKRLPSEVELVLYRVFQEGLNNIAKHANASLVDIQLTYSHPDIILIIKDNGCGFHIGKEGVSENDPRNGIGLLSMKERVAALSGSFSIRSAPGKGTVLRVKIPMSD from the coding sequence ATGGACGATACGCGTGAGACCAGACGGTTGCGCGAGCAACTGGCAGAATTACGGGAAAGATTTTCTACAACAGAGATATCCAATAAAAATTACAGACATTTCTTTGAGAAAAGCACCGCCATGATCTATGCAACTGGCAAAAAGGGGCAGTTTTCTCACATCAACCAAGCCGGTGCTGAGCTCCTGGGCTTTACCTCCCCCGAAGAGGTACTAGGCAGAACGTTCAAGGACTTCTTTTCATTCAATGACAAAGAATTAGAATCATCTCCGAATATTCTCGGAAAGATTTCTGACATGAAAGAAACGGAAGCCATACTTGAACGGCGGGATGGCCATCAATTGTCGGTACAATTATCCTCCACGACAAGAACATCTCTGCTTGGCAAAGTCACAGGGTACGAGGGATTCGCAATTGATATTACAAAACAGAAACTTACCGAAAACCGACTTGCCACATCCGAGACACGCTACAGAACTGTTCTGGACAACTCTCTTGCTGCCATATACATGTTCCAGGACGGAGGGTATTTCAGCTATGTCAACCCGCGGATGGTCAAGGTGCTGGGCTATGATTCGGCGGACGAACTCATCGGCAAGCCTTTTTGGGAGGTCATAGCCGACGATGACCGTGAAATGGTACGGCTGCGAGGATTGGAGCGAGAACACAATGAAATCTACCCCCGCCGCTACAAATACAAGATGCTGAAAAAAGATGGCGAGGAGATATGGGTGGACATGCGTGCCGCCCATGCCTCCTCTCTCGGGAAACCGGCAGCGGTGGGCAATTTTATCGATATCACCAAAGAGGTTCGAGCAGAAGAGCAAGTCCGGCTGCTTACCCGGCAACTCATCGAGGGGATTGAGGAGGAGAGGCGCTCACTCGCCAATGACATCCATGACGAATTCGGTCAATCTCTCACCTCACTGCAGTTTGAAATAGAGTCGCTGAAAAACGCCATCCCGACAGATCGGGAAAACGCTGCGATCATCTGCAACAAAGTAACCGAACAGATCCAGAATCTGGCTGAAAAGGTTCGCGATACCACCTCAAAACTCAGGCCGGACCTGTTGGATCATCTTGGTCTGGAGCCGACACTGAACTGGTATTTGAACGACATTTCCCAAGCACGACCCGAGCAGACCGTCTCGTTTCAGGCCGTCGGCCTGAAAAAACGCCTGCCAAGCGAAGTGGAACTTGTACTTTATCGTGTATTTCAGGAAGGCTTGAACAATATAGCGAAACATGCTAATGCATCCCTTGTGGATATACAGCTAACTTACAGTCATCCCGACATAATACTAATTATCAAGGACAACGGTTGCGGCTTTCATATAGGCAAAGAAGGTGTCTCCGAAAATGACCCGAGAAACGGTATCGGCCTGCTCAGTATGAAAGAGCGTGTCGCAGCACTCTCCGGATCGTTTTCGATACGTTCTGCTCCAGGAAAAGGTACGGTATTACGGGTTAAAATTCCAATGAGTGACTAG
- a CDS encoding J domain-containing protein: MKDYYQILEVTPEFTDDEIRKRYRKLAMQYHPDRNPNNPGAEERFKEVAEAYGVLTDPAKRKQYDMARKMGGTFSPNGNGQAGGFNYSQEDILRDLFKDPRFQQMFNGLLQEFARKGFRSNQQFVNKSFFGGRGGMFIGGIFMIGSIAGPAIMREAKKKLPTKKSIMRSIGHAVGSLLGGSKQKAKEPEQVSHHPPQLDMTYTVNLSSAELRDGKTLDMITMGPNGQEKLRIKVPAGSKAGQKLRIRGKGFADSGGRGDLFVKLAER; encoded by the coding sequence ATGAAAGATTACTACCAGATACTTGAGGTCACACCCGAGTTTACGGACGATGAAATTCGTAAACGTTACCGGAAGCTGGCCATGCAATATCACCCGGATCGCAATCCGAACAACCCGGGTGCCGAAGAACGGTTTAAGGAAGTAGCCGAGGCCTATGGGGTGTTGACAGACCCGGCTAAGCGCAAGCAGTATGATATGGCCCGTAAGATGGGCGGAACTTTCTCTCCAAATGGTAACGGACAGGCGGGTGGTTTCAATTACTCCCAGGAAGATATCTTGCGCGACCTGTTCAAGGACCCTCGTTTTCAACAGATGTTCAATGGTCTCTTGCAGGAGTTTGCCCGCAAAGGTTTTCGTTCCAACCAGCAATTCGTCAATAAATCGTTTTTTGGCGGTCGGGGCGGGATGTTTATCGGAGGAATTTTCATGATCGGCTCTATTGCGGGGCCTGCAATCATGCGGGAGGCGAAAAAAAAGCTGCCTACGAAAAAGTCCATTATGAGATCCATTGGCCATGCGGTGGGTTCTCTGCTTGGCGGTTCTAAACAGAAAGCGAAGGAGCCCGAGCAGGTTTCGCATCATCCCCCGCAGTTGGATATGACCTATACCGTGAACCTGAGTTCCGCCGAATTACGGGATGGCAAGACTCTGGATATGATTACGATGGGGCCGAATGGTCAGGAGAAGTTGCGTATCAAGGTGCCCGCCGGCAGTAAAGCCGGCCAGAAACTTCGTATCAGAGGGAAAGGTTTTGCCGATTCCGGGGGCAGGGGGGATTTGTTTGTGAAGCTGGCAGAACGTTAA
- the galU gene encoding UTP--glucose-1-phosphate uridylyltransferase GalU yields MKITKAIFPVAGLGTRFLPATKAMPKEMLPVVDKPIIQYAVEEALASGIEQLIFVTGAGKTPLENHFDRSYELEDTLRKRGKDDLLQTIESLVPPSGTIVYTRQSEPLGLGHAIWCARHIVGDEPFAVLLADDLIQSEVPALHQMIKEFDRLRASMVAVIEVPTEDTSKYGILEAEDEHNGTVRVKSMVEKPNPEDAPSNLAAIGRYIFTPRIFDFLGAHKKGAGGEIQLTDSMVTLLEEQPIFGYRFKGTRFDCGDKAGFQMANLAFALDHPELGPTMKEYIKTL; encoded by the coding sequence ATGAAAATTACAAAAGCGATATTCCCCGTTGCAGGACTTGGCACACGATTTCTCCCCGCCACCAAGGCTATGCCGAAAGAGATGCTGCCTGTGGTAGACAAACCCATCATCCAGTACGCTGTCGAAGAAGCTCTGGCCTCCGGTATTGAGCAATTGATCTTTGTAACCGGAGCCGGCAAGACTCCCCTTGAAAACCACTTCGATCGAAGCTATGAGCTGGAAGACACCTTGAGAAAACGCGGTAAAGATGATCTGCTGCAGACCATCGAATCACTGGTACCGCCTTCCGGCACCATCGTCTATACCAGGCAGAGTGAACCCCTCGGTCTCGGACATGCCATCTGGTGCGCGCGCCACATCGTTGGCGATGAACCTTTTGCTGTGCTGCTGGCGGATGACCTTATTCAAAGTGAAGTACCTGCACTCCACCAGATGATCAAGGAGTTTGACAGATTACGGGCCTCGATGGTGGCTGTCATAGAAGTACCCACAGAAGACACCTCCAAATACGGTATCTTAGAGGCGGAAGATGAGCATAATGGCACCGTTCGCGTCAAATCGATGGTCGAAAAACCTAATCCGGAAGACGCCCCTTCCAACCTGGCAGCGATCGGCCGCTATATTTTCACCCCGAGAATCTTCGATTTTCTCGGTGCCCATAAGAAAGGTGCGGGCGGAGAAATACAGCTCACCGACTCCATGGTAACCTTGCTTGAAGAACAACCCATTTTTGGCTATCGGTTCAAGGGCACGCGTTTTGATTGTGGTGACAAGGCAGGTTTTCAGATGGCAAATCTGGCCTTCGCCCTCGACCACCCGGAGTTAGGACCGACCATGAAAGAGTATATCAAAACCCTGTAG